In one Oncorhynchus nerka isolate Pitt River linkage group LG7, Oner_Uvic_2.0, whole genome shotgun sequence genomic region, the following are encoded:
- the LOC115132558 gene encoding solute carrier family 2, facilitated glucose transporter member 5 isoform X2 codes for MEEDNNLGKPLEERRGKLTVVLMLATLISAFGSSFQYGYNVAVINSPSQFIQQFYNTTYVERYGGPMEDSFLTLLWSLSVSMFPLGGLFGSLMVAPLVNKLGRKGTLLFNNIFSVVPAVMMGVSEIAKSYEIIIVARIIVGICAGLSSNVVPMYLGELSPKNLRGAIGVVPQLFITIGILSAQVLGIRSILGNNTGWPLMLGLTGIPALVELLLLPFFPESPRYMLIQRGDDKTARRALQRLRGWEDVDREMDEMRLEHQSEQAEGRLSVLNLLSLRSLRWQLISIVAMNMGQQLSGINAIYYYADNIYSSAGVPESDIQYVTVGTGAVNVFMTITAVFIVEAAGRRLLLLIGFGICCVSCALLTVALTFQESTEWMPYVSIACVIVYVVGHAVGPSTIPYVVTTEMFRQSSRPAAFMVAGSIHWLSNFTVGLVFPFMENGLLESPSLT; via the exons ATGGAAGAAGACAATAATTTGGGGAAACCtttggaagagaggagaggg AAGCTGACTGTTGTCCTAATGTTGGCTACCCTCATATCTGCCTTTGGATCATCCTTCCAGTATGGATACAACGTGGCTGTGATCAACTCTCCATCGCAG TTCATACAACAGTTTTACAACACTACCTACGTGGAGCGTTACGGCGGACCTATGGAGGACAGCTTCCTCACCCTGctgtggtctctgtctgtctccatgttcCCCCTGGGAGGGTTGTTTGGCTCACTGATGGTGGCCCCGCTTGTCAACAAACTAGGAAG GAAAGGCACTCTCCTCTTCAATAACATCTTCTCCGTTGTTCCTGCTGTGATGATGGGAGTGAGCGAGATCGCTAAGTCATATGAGATCATCATCGTGGCTAGGATTATAGTGGGGATCTGCGCag GTCTTTCGTCCAACGTGGTGCCTATGTACCTGGGTGAACTCTCTCCTAAGAACCTGAGAGGAGCGATCGGCGTCGTGCCTCAGCTCTTCATCACCATCGGGATCCTCAGTGCACAGGTGTTAGGAATCAGGAGCATTCTGGGAAATAACACAG gCTGGCCTCTCATGCTGGGTCTAACAGGTATCCCTGCCCTGGTAGAGCTGTTGCTACTACCGTTCTTCCCAGAGAGCCCCAGGTACATGCTGATCCAGAGAGGAGACGACAAGACCGCCCGGAGAG CGCTGCAGCGTCTACGAGGCTGGGAGgatgtggacagagagatggatgagatgAGACTGGAGCACCAATCAGAACAAGCCGAGGGCCGCCTGTCCGTCCTCAACCTCCTGTCCCTCCGCTCCCTGCGCTGGCAGCTCATCTCCATCGTAGCCATGAACATGGGTCAACAGCTGTCTGGGATCAACGCG atatACTACTATGCTGACAATATCTACAGCTCAGCGGGAGTCCCGGAGAGTGACATTCAGTATGTCACAGTTGGAACTGGGGCTGTCAACGTCTTCATGACCATCACCGCG GTGTTCATTGTGGAGGCCGCAGGCAGGAGGCTGCTCCTCCTCATTGGGTTTGGGATCTGCTGTGTGTCCTGTGCTCTCCTCACTGTGGCCCTCACCTTCCAG GAGAGTACGGAGTGGATGCCCTACGTCAGCATCGCCTGTGTCATCGTCTATGTTGTTGGACACGCGGTCGGACCCA GTACTATTCCCTACGTGGTGACCACAGAGATGTTCCGCCAGTCGTCCAGACCAGCAGCCTTCATGGTGGCAGGGTCGATCCACTGGCTGTCCAACTTCACTGTGGGACTGGTGTTCCCCTTCATGGAG